GGGTCGCTCGAGCTGCCCTTGAACGCCACCTGGACATCCTTGATGCCGCCCAGGTCGCTCGAGGTCTGCTCGATGATCTCGGCCTTCCAGCGCTTGGAGTCCGCGTAGTGCAGGTACATGCGCAGAAGGTCGCCGGCGAAGAGCGCCGACTCGGCGCCGCCCTCGCCCATCTTGATCTCCATGATGACGTCGCGGGAGTCGTTGGGGTCGCGAGGGATGAGCAGCCGGCGCAGGCGCTCGGCGGACTCCTGGACGCTCTCCTCCAGACCCGGGACCTCCTCCGCGAACGCGGCGTCCTCGGTGGCGAGCTCGCGCGCGGCCTCCAGGTCGTCCGACAGCTGCTTCCACTCGTTGTAGGCGGCGACGATGCGGCTGAGCTCCGCGTACCGCCGGTTGACGCGCTTCGAGCGCACCGGGTCTCCGTGCAGCTCCGGGTCGGAGAGCTGCTGCTGGAGGTCGTCGTGCTCGGCGATGAGGGTGTTCACCGATTCGAACATGGGGTCTTCTTTCTGCGGGAGAGGCCGGGGAACGCCGAAGCGCCCGCCCACCGTGCGGAAGGCACGGCGGACGGGCGCTGAACGCTGCTAGCGGTGGTCGTTCTCGTGACCGTGCGAGTGCGCGTTGCCGTGGCCGTTGGTCGGCGCGGGCATCGACTTCTGCACCTGCATCAGGAACTCGACGTTGCTCGAGGTCTCCTTCAGGCGGCCGAGGACGATCTCGAGCGCCTGCTGCTGGTCGAGCCCGGCGAGGGCGCGGCGCAGCTTCCAGGTGATCTTGACCTCGTCCTGGCCCATCAGCATCTCCTCGCGGCGGGTGCCGGAGGCGTTGACGTCGACGGCCGGGAAGATCCGCTTGTCGGCCAGCTGGCGCGACAGGCGGAGCTCCATGTTGCCGGTGCCCTTGAACTCCTCGAAGATGACCTCGTCCATCTTGGAGCCGGTCTCCACCAGCGCCGAAGCGAGGATGGTCAGCGAGCCGCCGTGCTCGATGTTGCGGGCGGCGCCGAAGAAGCGCTTCGGCGGGTACAGCGCGGACGCGTCGACGCCACCGGAGAGGATGCGGCCCGACGCCGGAGCGGTCAGGTTGTACGCACGGCCCAGGCGGGTGATCGAGTCGAGCAGCACGACGACGTCGTGGCCCAGCTCCACCAGTCGCTTCGCGCGCTCGATGGCGAGCTCGGCGACAGTGGTGTGGTCCTCGGCGGGACGGTCGAAGGTGGAGGCGATGACCTCACCCTTCACCGTGCGCTGCATGTCGGTGACCTCTTCTGGACGCTCGTCCACCAGCACGACCATGAGGTGCACCTCAGGGTTGTTGGCTGTGATCGCGTTGGCGATCTGCTGCATCACGATGGTCTTGCCGGCCTTCGGCGGCGCGACGATGAGGCCGCGCTGGCCCTTGCCGATCGGAGCGACCAGGTCGATGATCCGCTGGGTCACCTTGCTCGGCTCGGTCTCGAGCCGCAGGCGCTCCTGCGGGTACAGCGGGGTCAGCTTGCCGAACTCGACGCGAGCCGCCGCCTCCTCCGGGGTCTGCCCGTTGATGGAGTCGACCTTGACCAGGGCGTTGTACTTCTGGCGGCTGTTGTTCTCGTTGTCGCGCGGCTGGCGGATGGCGCCGACCACGGCGTCACCCTTGCGCAGGCTGTACTTCTTGACCTGGCCCAGCGACACGTAGACGTCGCTTGCACCGGGCAGGTAGCCGGTGGTGCGGACGAACGCGTAGTTGTCGAGGACGTCCAGGATGCCCGCGACGGGGATGAGCACGTCGTCGTCGGACAGCTCCGGCTCGAACTCGTCGCCGGCGACGCCGCCGCGGCGCTTGCGGTTGCGGTCGCGGTAACGGCCGGCGCGCTCGCCCTCCGCCTGCTCGGCGTTCTGGCCTCGGGTCTGCTGGCCCTGACCCTGGGTCTGCTGGCCGCCCTGCTGGAGGTCTTTCGGCTGGCCCTGGTTCTGGTTCTGACCCTGGTTCTGGCCCTGCTCGTTCTGCTGGCCGCTGTTCTTGTTGCGGTTGCGGTTGCGGCGGTTGCGGCCCTGGCCCTGCTGCTCGTTGGCAGCGTTGTCGCCCTGGTCGCCCTGCTGCTGATCGCCCTGCTGGACGTCGGCCGGAGCCTGCTCGTCCTGGGTCTGCTGCGCGTCCTGGCCCTGGTCGCCGTTCTGGCCGCCCTGGCCGCGGCCCCGGCGACGGCGTCCGCCGCCCTGGTTCTGGGCGTTGCCCTGGGACTGCTCGTTCTGGCCGTTCTGGCCGTTCTGCTGGCCGCGGGCCTGCTCGCGGGAGGCGAGGGCGGAGTCGAGCAGCGCATCCACATCGGGGATGAGCGAGTCGACGCCGGTCGCGCCGGAGTTGACGTGGGAGCCGGCGGCCAGGCCGTTGCCGGCTGCGGCGATGCCCGTGCCGTCAGGGCTGGTGACGCGGCGCGAGCCACGGCGGCGCGGCTCGGCGGTGACCACGTCGGCGGACGCGTCCGCCTGCGGAAGCACCGGGTCGCCCACGGTCGGCTCGACGCGCTGGGCCGGGGCCTGCTCTGCGATGAGCGGCTCGGCGATCAGCGGCTCGGTGAGCACCTGCGAGGCGGCGGCGGCCGGCTCGACGGCGTCCACCGCGGTCTCGGCCGGCTCGTCGGCGTCGGCCGGAGCGGACGCCGCGCGCGCGGCGGCGATCGCATCGACCAGCTCGCCCTTGCGGAGCCGGGTCGCGCCCTGGAGCCCGAGCCCGGCGGCGAGAGCTTGCAGCTCTGCCACCTTGAGCGAGGCCAGGTCGCTGGTGTCCACGCCCCCGGCGTGGAGTTTGACATCAGTCACGGAAGAGGATCCTTTCCCCCGGCGCGCCTTCTGCGCGCCGTCTGTGGAAGCTTCGTCACATGAACTGCCTGAACGCGCGCGTTCGGATCCGCGCTACGTCGCCGCCCCGATACCCCGTGAGGGGAGAGCCGGGAAGGCAGGCAGGAGTGACGGCATGATTGCTAGGAGATCACCCGGAAGCGGGATTCGCTCGTGACGCGGGTTCTTCACGGGTGCGTTCGCAGTTTACCACTTCGGCGACAACGGTTCGGACGCTACGCGGCGGGTGTGTCCGAACGTGTCGAGGCGAGGTCGTCGCTCTGCCGGGTCACGGTCGCCCCCTTGAAGTCGACCGCCAGCATCAGCGGCTGCCAGCGCGTCTGCGCGGACTCCTCGACGAGCCGTGCGGCGGCGAGGCGCTGGCTCGGGTCGCTCCCGAGCACCAGGATCGACGGACCGGCGCCCGAGACGACGGCGGCGAAGCCGTTCTCGCGGAGCAGGGTGATGAGGCGGTCGGTCTCCGGCATCGCGGAGGCGCGGTAGCTCTGGTGGAGCTTGTCCTCGGTGGCCGCGTGCAGCAGCTCCGGGCTCTGGATGAGAGCGGCGACGAGCAAGGCCGAACGGGAGAGGTTGAAGACGGCGTCCTCGTGCGGGACGGACTCCGGCTGCAGGCTCCGGGCGAGCGCCGTCGACATGACGTGCTCGGGCACGAGCACCAGCGGCGAGACGCCGCGGTGCACGATGAGCTTCTTGAAGCGCGGGCCGTCCGGCGTCACCCACGCGATGGTGAGGCCGCCGAAGAGAGCGGGCGCGACGTTGTCCGGGTGCCCCTCCATGTCGTTGGCGAGCGCGAGCAGCTGCTGCGCATCCAGGTCCACCACGCCCTCGAGCAGGCCCTTGGCGGCCATGATCCCGGAGACGATGGCGGCTCCGGAGGAACCCATGCCGCGACCGTGCGGGATGCTGTTGCGCGCCCGCAGGCTGAGTCCGGGGAGCGGGACGCCGACCGCGTCGAAGGTGTGCGCGATCGCGCGGACCACGAGGTTGCTCTCGTCGGTCGCGACCTCGCCCTCGCCGACGCCGATCACCTCGACGGTCGCGCCGGGCTCGTCGCGGACGGACACCTCGAGCTCGTCGTAGAGCGCCAGCGCGAGGCCGAGCGTGTCGAATCCCGGGCCGAGGTTGGCGCTCGTCGCCGGGACCTTGACCGTGACGGTGCGGCCGCGCAGGTCGGGCGAGCTCACGCGGTCGCCTCGGCCGGCTGCAGGCCGAGCACGTCGGCGATCGCGGCGGTGTCGACGGGCACGACGGTCGGCTGCACGTCCGAGCCGTCGGCGGTGCGGAGGGCCCACTGCGGGTCCTTCAGGCCGTGGCCGGTGACGGTGAGCACGACGGTCGATCCGGCCGCAATGACGCCGGCGTCGGAGCGCTCCAGCAGGCCGGCGACGCTGATCGCGGACGCGGGCTCGACGAAGATGCCAACCTCGGCGGAGAGGATGCGGTGCGCCTCCAGGATCTTGGCGTCGTCGATCGCGCCGAAGTAGCCCTCGCTGTCGTCGCGCGCGTTGAGCGCGAGCTCCCACGAGGCGGGGTTTCCGATGCGGATCGCGGTCGCGATCGTGTCCGGCTCCTTGACGGCGTGGCCGAGGACGATGGGGGCGCTCCCCGCAGCCTGGAAACCGAACATGCGCGGCAGCTTCGTGGACTCGCCGCGCTGCAGCTCCTCGGTGTAGCCGCGGTGGTACGCGGTGTAGTTGCCGGCGTTGCCGACCGGGACGATGTGGAAGTCCGGAGCGTCGCCCAGCGCCTCCACGACCTCGAACGCGGCGGTCTTCTGGCCCTCGATGCGGTCCGGGTTCACCGAGTTGACGAGGTGCACCGGGTAGTTGGTGGCGAGGTCGCGGGCGATGTCGAGACAGTCGTCGAAGTTTCCCTGCACCTGCAGCAGCTGCGCGTTGTGCGCGATCGCCTGGCTGAGCTTGCCCATCGCGATCTTGCCCTCGGGGACGAGCACGACGGCCTGGATGCCCGCGTGCGTCGCGTACGCCGCGGCCGACGCCGAGGTGTTGCCGGTGGAGGCGCAGATGACGGCCTTCGCGCCGTGCTCGACCGCCTTCGAGATCGCCATGGTCATGCCGCGGTCCTTGAAGGAGCCGGTCGGGTTCATCCCCTCGAACTTGACCCAGACGTCCGCGCCGGTGCGCGCGGAGAGCGCGGCGGCGGGGATGAGCGGCGTGCCGCCCTCACCCAGCGTGACGATCGGAGTGGCGTCGGAGATGTTCAGGCGGTCCGCGTACTCACGCAGGACGCCGCGCCACTGACGACTGTAGGCCTTGGGCTGGGGCATTACGATCCTTCAACTCGGAGAACGGAAGAGATGGCGATCACGACGTCGCTCGCCGCGAGAGCCTCGACGGTGGCCGCGAGTGCGGCCTCCTCGGCTTCGTGGGTGCCGATCACCAGGGTAGCGGTGGCCCTGCCACCGCCGTGAATCGGACTGTCGCTCAGCGACGCGGAACCCGCGATCGGGAGCGGACCGGTGTGGCTCGGCACCGATTGCTGGACGGTCTCGACGCTGACACCGCCGTCGCTGAGGATGCGCGCGACGGCCGCGAGCACGCCCGGCTGGTCCTTCACATCCAGAGTGATCTGGTACCGCGTCACCACGCGTCCGACGTCGAGCACCGGCAGGCCGGCGTGCGTCGACTCGGCGACGCCCGGGCCGCCGACGACGTGGCGGCGTGCGGCGGAGACGACGTCGCCGAGCACGGCCGAGGCCGTCTCGACCCCGCCCGCGCCCGCGCCGTAGAACATGAGGTCGCCGGCCGCGGCCGACTGGACGAAGACGGCGTTGTGGGCGCCGTGCACCGCCGCAAGCGGATGGTCCCGGCTGATGAGGGCCGGGTAGACGCGTGCCGAAACGCCCTCCTCCCCCGTCTCGGGATCGGTCAGCCGCTCGCAGATCGCCAGGAGCTTGATGACCGCGTTGGCCTCGCGAGCCGCATCCACCTGGGCCTTGGTCACGCTGGTGATGCCCTCGCGGTAGACGCGGTCCAGCGGGACGACGGTGTGGAACGCGAGGCTCGCGAGGATCGCGGCCTTCTGCGCGGCGTCGTAGCCGCCGATGTCGGCGGTCGGGTCCGCCTCCGCGTAGCCGCGGTCGGTGGCGGTCGCGAGGGCGTCCTGCAGGGTCTCGCCGTGCACGTCCATCCGGTCGAGGACGAAGTTGGTGGTGCCGTTGACGATGCCGAGGATGCGGTTGATGCGGTCGCCGGCGAGGCTGTCGCGCAGCGGGCGGATGATCGGGATGGCGCCCGCGACGGCGGCCTCGTAATAGAGCTGTGCGCCGACCTGCTCGGCGGCGTCGAACAGCTCGGGGCCGTGGGTCGCCAGCAGCGCCTTGTTCGCGGTGATGACGTCGGCTCCGGAATTCAGGGCCTCCAGCACGTACCCGCGCGCGGGCTCGATGCCGCCCATCAGCTCGACCACGATGTCGGCGCCGAGGATGAGCGAGCTGGCGTCGGTGGTGAAGAGGTGGTGCGGCAGGTCCGTGTCGCGCGGCGCATCCACGTCGCGGACGGCAATGCCGACGAGCTCGAGACGGGCGCCGACGCGGGAGGCGAACTCGTCGCCCTGCTCCAGGAGCAGCCGGGCGACCTGCGAGCCGACGGAACCGGCCCCGAGCAGGGCCACGCGGAGGTTGCGGTACTCGATCATGGGTTGCTGCGCTCCTTCGACGCGGACTCGGCGGACGCCGGGGCCTGGTAGCCGGCATCGCGGGCGAGGAGGTCCTCGATGGTCTCGCCGCGGACGATGACCCGGGCCTCCCCGTCGCGCACCGCCACCACGGGCGGACGTCCGATGTGGTTGTAGTTGCTCGACAGGGGCCAGCAGTAGGCACCGGTCGCGGGCACGGCGAGCAGGTCGCCGGGACGGACGTCGCCCGGGAGGTACTCCGCGTTCACGACGATGTCACCGCTCTCGCAGTGCTTTCCGGCGACGCGGACCAGCTCGGGGGCCGCGAGCGAGACGCGGCCGGCGATACGCGCAGAGTAGTCGGCCTCGTACAGGGCCGGACGGGCGTTGTCGCTCATGCCGCCGTCCACGCTGACGTAGCGACGGACGGCGGTCTCGCCGTCGTCCTGGAACACGACAGGGACATCCTTCGTCGTGCCGACGGTGTAGAGCGTGAGGCCGGCGGTCCCGATGATCGAGCGGCCGGGCTCGAAGGCGACGACGGGCGTGGGGATGTCGAGCTCCGCGCATCCCGCGGCCACCGTCTCCGCGATCCGCCGCGCGAGCTCGGCGATCGGCGCCGGGTCGTCGGCCGCGGTGTACGCGATGCCGAAGCCGCCGCCGAGGTTCAGCTCGGGCACCTCTCCCCCGGCCAGCAGCTCCTTGTGGAGGCTCAGCAAGCGGGCGGCCGATTCGGCGAAGCCGTCCGCGCCGAAGATCTGCGAGCCGATGTGACAGTGCAGTCCGCGGAAGGCGAGGGAGGGATGCGAGCGGATCTGAGCGACCGCGTCCGCAGCGCTCTCGAGCGGGATCCCGAACTTCTGGTCCTCGTGGGCCGTCGCCAGGAACGCGTGCGTGTGCGCGTGCACCCCGCTGTTCACGCGGAGGCGCACGCTCTGCCGCACGCCGTGCCGCTCGGCGGCCTCGGCGACGCGGTCGATCTCCTGCAGGCTGTCGATGACGATGGCGCCGAGGCCCACGCTGACGGCCCGGTCGATCTCGGCGAGCGACTTGTTGTTGCCGTGGAAGCCCAGCTTCTCCGGATCGATGCCCGCCGCCAGCGCGACCGCCAGCTCCCCGCCGGTGCAGACGTCGATGTCGAGGCCGGCCGCGTCCATCCACTTCGCCACCTCGACGCTGAGGAACGCCTTACCGGCGTAGTAGACCTTCGCGGCTGTCCCGATCTCGCCGAAGGCGCGGTCGAACGCCTCGCGCACCTCGACGGCGCGCGAACGCGCATCCTGCTCGTCGATCACATAGAGCGGAGTGCCGAAGCGCTCGGCGAGCTCACTCGCCCGGACGCCTCCGACGACCAGCTCGCCGTCTGCGCGCTCGGTGGTGCGCGACCAGAGTCCGGGGACGAGCGCGTTCGCATCATCGGGGAGATGGAGCCAGGACGGGGCGAGCGGATTGGGTCCGGCGTGGGACAGGGCCATAGGGAACCTCACGGGTGGCGACGAGTGGGGGTCTCCTAGGCGAGCGGACCCGGGTTGGCCCCTGAAGCCGGTGGAGATGACAGCAGAAGTCTATCCAGGCGCCGCGGGCCGCTCGGTGCGTGTTACGAACAGCGGCCTTCCTGCGTCTGGCGGGACCGTCCTCCCTGGTCTCTGGAAGAGAGAGCGAACGCCGCGATCGCGCGACCGAGAGGACACACCGTGAACACCTACAGCTACGACCTTCGCGTCCGCGACTGCAGTCGCCACCGGCTCGCCGGCTATGCGCGGACCCTCGCCGGCGCCGGCACGGTGAGCGTGCAGCCGGTCGACGCGCCCGCCGACGGGGCCACTGCGGCCTACCGCCTGGTGGTGCGACCGGGCGATCACGGCACGGATGCCGCGACGATCGTCGCGACCCTGGCCTGGATGCTGTCGGCGACCGGCCGGCTGCTCTCCGTGCGGCCGCGCGCCTGACCCGTCGAGGCTAGGAGCAGCTCCCCTTGCTGTTGAGGAACTTCTCGTCGAGCACGAAGTCACTCGCGGTGAACCGCACGGTCGCCCGGCCCGGGGTGACGGCGATGTCCTCGACCTGGACGCCGTCCGGCAAATACTGAGCCGTGCAGACCGGGAAGGGCCCCTGCGAGGTCAGCGCCTCGAGCAGCTTGTTGAGATTCACGTTCCCGGCGCCGGTCTTCAGCGACGCCTTCTCCGGCTGAACCAGCACATGATCACCCGCCGCCTTGGGCGTCGCCGTCACGGTGTAGTCGACGGGGAGCCCGAGCAGGTTCAGTGTGCCGTCGTACCCGATGGTCCCGTCGTTCAGGGTGATGTCGCCCGTGGCGCCCGGGATCTGGACGAGACTGTTGAGCGACTTCTCGCTGATGGACAGCGTGCCCGTCGCGTCGGCGATCGGCTTCGAGAAGTCCGCCGGAACGCCCGTCGCCACGAGCTTCGCGCTCACCGGCGCGCCCTTGACCACCAGGCGGGGAGCATCCAGTTCGACCCGCTGGAACGAGCCGGCCACATACTGCTGCAGCACCGAGAAACCGCCGATGTGCGTGGTCACCTGACCGCGGATGTCGGCCGGGAGGTTCTTCTCGATCTCGTTCGAGACGCGCTGCTCCGCATAGGCGCGGACCGCGACGTCGGCGACCACGAGCAGCACGGCGACGACGATCACCGGGATGCCGATCGCCAGCAGCAGGCGGAGCGGCCGGCGCCGGCGGGAGGGCGCGGACGGCCGCGGCTCGGGCGCGGGAAGCACCTGGGTCGTGTTGTCGCTCATCCGGTGGTCACATCCAATCGATCGTCGCTCGTGTCGGCGTAGGCGGCTGCGGGCCGCTCACATACGGTCGGGAGCCGACACCCCCAGCAGGCCGAGGCCGTTGCGGATCACCTGGCCGGTCGCGTCGTTCAGCCACAGCCGCGTGCGGTGCAGGTCGGTGACGGGCTCGTCGCCGTGCGGGAGCACCCGCGTGGAGCCGTCGCGGACGGCGTACCACGCGTGGTACAGGCCGGCGAGCTCCTCGATGTA
This region of Leifsonia sp. fls2-241-R2A-40a genomic DNA includes:
- the rho gene encoding transcription termination factor Rho, whose amino-acid sequence is MTDVKLHAGGVDTSDLASLKVAELQALAAGLGLQGATRLRKGELVDAIAAARAASAPADADEPAETAVDAVEPAAAASQVLTEPLIAEPLIAEQAPAQRVEPTVGDPVLPQADASADVVTAEPRRRGSRRVTSPDGTGIAAAGNGLAAGSHVNSGATGVDSLIPDVDALLDSALASREQARGQQNGQNGQNEQSQGNAQNQGGGRRRRGRGQGGQNGDQGQDAQQTQDEQAPADVQQGDQQQGDQGDNAANEQQGQGRNRRNRNRNKNSGQQNEQGQNQGQNQNQGQPKDLQQGGQQTQGQGQQTRGQNAEQAEGERAGRYRDRNRKRRGGVAGDEFEPELSDDDVLIPVAGILDVLDNYAFVRTTGYLPGASDVYVSLGQVKKYSLRKGDAVVGAIRQPRDNENNSRQKYNALVKVDSINGQTPEEAAARVEFGKLTPLYPQERLRLETEPSKVTQRIIDLVAPIGKGQRGLIVAPPKAGKTIVMQQIANAITANNPEVHLMVVLVDERPEEVTDMQRTVKGEVIASTFDRPAEDHTTVAELAIERAKRLVELGHDVVVLLDSITRLGRAYNLTAPASGRILSGGVDASALYPPKRFFGAARNIEHGGSLTILASALVETGSKMDEVIFEEFKGTGNMELRLSRQLADKRIFPAVDVNASGTRREEMLMGQDEVKITWKLRRALAGLDQQQALEIVLGRLKETSSNVEFLMQVQKSMPAPTNGHGNAHSHGHENDHR
- the thrB gene encoding homoserine kinase, encoding MSSPDLRGRTVTVKVPATSANLGPGFDTLGLALALYDELEVSVRDEPGATVEVIGVGEGEVATDESNLVVRAIAHTFDAVGVPLPGLSLRARNSIPHGRGMGSSGAAIVSGIMAAKGLLEGVVDLDAQQLLALANDMEGHPDNVAPALFGGLTIAWVTPDGPRFKKLIVHRGVSPLVLVPEHVMSTALARSLQPESVPHEDAVFNLSRSALLVAALIQSPELLHAATEDKLHQSYRASAMPETDRLITLLRENGFAAVVSGAGPSILVLGSDPSQRLAAARLVEESAQTRWQPLMLAVDFKGATVTRQSDDLASTRSDTPAA
- the thrC gene encoding threonine synthase; the protein is MPQPKAYSRQWRGVLREYADRLNISDATPIVTLGEGGTPLIPAAALSARTGADVWVKFEGMNPTGSFKDRGMTMAISKAVEHGAKAVICASTGNTSASAAAYATHAGIQAVVLVPEGKIAMGKLSQAIAHNAQLLQVQGNFDDCLDIARDLATNYPVHLVNSVNPDRIEGQKTAAFEVVEALGDAPDFHIVPVGNAGNYTAYHRGYTEELQRGESTKLPRMFGFQAAGSAPIVLGHAVKEPDTIATAIRIGNPASWELALNARDDSEGYFGAIDDAKILEAHRILSAEVGIFVEPASAISVAGLLERSDAGVIAAGSTVVLTVTGHGLKDPQWALRTADGSDVQPTVVPVDTAAIADVLGLQPAEATA
- a CDS encoding homoserine dehydrogenase, with product MIEYRNLRVALLGAGSVGSQVARLLLEQGDEFASRVGARLELVGIAVRDVDAPRDTDLPHHLFTTDASSLILGADIVVELMGGIEPARGYVLEALNSGADVITANKALLATHGPELFDAAEQVGAQLYYEAAVAGAIPIIRPLRDSLAGDRINRILGIVNGTTNFVLDRMDVHGETLQDALATATDRGYAEADPTADIGGYDAAQKAAILASLAFHTVVPLDRVYREGITSVTKAQVDAAREANAVIKLLAICERLTDPETGEEGVSARVYPALISRDHPLAAVHGAHNAVFVQSAAAGDLMFYGAGAGGVETASAVLGDVVSAARRHVVGGPGVAESTHAGLPVLDVGRVVTRYQITLDVKDQPGVLAAVARILSDGGVSVETVQQSVPSHTGPLPIAGSASLSDSPIHGGGRATATLVIGTHEAEEAALAATVEALAASDVVIAISSVLRVEGS
- the lysA gene encoding diaminopimelate decarboxylase → MALSHAGPNPLAPSWLHLPDDANALVPGLWSRTTERADGELVVGGVRASELAERFGTPLYVIDEQDARSRAVEVREAFDRAFGEIGTAAKVYYAGKAFLSVEVAKWMDAAGLDIDVCTGGELAVALAAGIDPEKLGFHGNNKSLAEIDRAVSVGLGAIVIDSLQEIDRVAEAAERHGVRQSVRLRVNSGVHAHTHAFLATAHEDQKFGIPLESAADAVAQIRSHPSLAFRGLHCHIGSQIFGADGFAESAARLLSLHKELLAGGEVPELNLGGGFGIAYTAADDPAPIAELARRIAETVAAGCAELDIPTPVVAFEPGRSIIGTAGLTLYTVGTTKDVPVVFQDDGETAVRRYVSVDGGMSDNARPALYEADYSARIAGRVSLAAPELVRVAGKHCESGDIVVNAEYLPGDVRPGDLLAVPATGAYCWPLSSNYNHIGRPPVVAVRDGEARVIVRGETIEDLLARDAGYQAPASAESASKERSNP
- a CDS encoding DUF2993 domain-containing protein, with amino-acid sequence MSDNTTQVLPAPEPRPSAPSRRRRPLRLLLAIGIPVIVVAVLLVVADVAVRAYAEQRVSNEIEKNLPADIRGQVTTHIGGFSVLQQYVAGSFQRVELDAPRLVVKGAPVSAKLVATGVPADFSKPIADATGTLSISEKSLNSLVQIPGATGDITLNDGTIGYDGTLNLLGLPVDYTVTATPKAAGDHVLVQPEKASLKTGAGNVNLNKLLEALTSQGPFPVCTAQYLPDGVQVEDIAVTPGRATVRFTASDFVLDEKFLNSKGSCS